A region of the Mus pahari chromosome 15, PAHARI_EIJ_v1.1, whole genome shotgun sequence genome:
GTGCACTAGGGATCCAGGGTATCTAAGTATGTCAGTATCTAAGAGTTCAGGCTTGCTTGAGACACCCCGATTCCTCCAACAGCCAACACTACTCAAAGTCTTTCAAAGCTTTATTTGAAAGTGGAAAGGCAGCCTCAGCCCCAGCACCCCAgcgaggggtggagggagaagatGGACAGCTAGAGTCAggcttccctgtcccctcccaccaccactgCTGAAAAAATGATAGAGGAGGGGCAAGCACAAAAAGGCTCAGGACTTAATTGCAGCATTTTCGAGGCTGAGCAgcacaagctcaaggccagcctgggctacatgatgagagcctgtctctaatcagccattaataataataataataataataataaaactagaGAAGATCCAGAAGTGCCGCAGCTTGGACTAAAGCTCTTCTCTCTGAGCCAGGATCTCCTGTGAGCAGGGCCCATGAGTGCCCCCACAGAGCAGTGCCTCCAGATTCGCAGGGCCTTGGCGGTGGGCTTCATAGATCTGGTCCTCTCCAAACTCACCCAGGTAGTGGAAACAGGTCTTGGAGAGCCTAGGGGAGCATTAGGCACCTTGAGCTCTAACCCGCCCTTGGGGAAGTCGAGGAGCAAAGCGGGACTCCAGGGGCTCCTTCCCCCACATGCTATTACCTATTGGGCCAGGGACCCCCAGTAATCATCACGCTGATTCTTGGCTCTGGCCCCTTGCTAAGTCCTGGGCCCATGAGACGCTTCATCTGGTTCACTTCATGGACTCCATAGCTGATGGTAATGGGAAGCAAGGGATGTAGGATCAGTGCGGATCAGTTCAGGGAGGGACTTGCTCCTATTCTAGGCTAAGTATACTGGACATTTGCTGAGCTGAGACAGAGTTAAGTTTAACACAGTGATCTTCCTGTGGCCGTCTGCTCTCCCAGATGTTCCCAGCAGCAACTGTAGCCCAGATTTCAGCCCAGCCGACCTCCTCCCTCAGACCAGAGCCTTCATGGAATTAGCATGAGGCATTGATGGCAGGACGGAGGGCTGTACCCGCCAGCCCTTCCCCTTAAGGAAGGTGTCGGAATGGATCAACAACTCACGACTGCCAGTTCTGAGAGCAGGTCTGGTCTAGGACATCTGTATACGTGGATTCACTCAGCTCCTGCAATCCACTGTCATCTGGAGTGCGAGATTTAGCCTCTGCTTTCGCCAGACGTTGCCCCATCTGGAATGAGGAGGTGCTAAGAGGTTGGACTTGGGGACTCCTGGTCAATtgggggaagcagagaaggacCCAAGTCTCTGGGGAGAATGAGATGGCAGGGGAGCTGTTGAGCCGGAAGCACCTGCAAGGCAGGCTGCAGGGGCCCCTCTCTAGGCCCCACAGCTGGGCTGGGCCAGCTCTGGCAGGACCTATTCTCCTGGGGCTAGGGGAGAAAATGCTGAGTGAAAGACCTGGCCCTCCTTCAGGGCCCACCTGCCCAGTAGCAcaagctatttttaaaacatgagaaCAAGGAAAGccagtaatgatgatgatgatgatgatgatgatgatgatgatgatgataagcaaataaaataaccagtctTTAATAACTCATGTACTTACTCACCCCGTGTACACACAGAAGCGCAGTCACACAGGCATGCTTGAAGTGAACAAACATGGTGGGTTCACATAGATACATACGTACTCAACATGTGTAACATAAAGGCACCTCAGggacgtgggggggggggtgtccagaCGAAAAAGGATACAGACAGGGAGAATTATAAAAGGAAGAATGATTCCCTGGGGTGACAAGATGGTGCCATCTCAGATTGTCTGCTCTTTGGTGACCAGGCAAAAGAGTAAACTGAGGCATGGCAATTCAAGAGAAGGGGGCTGGTAATATCCTGGAAAGACTGCTGATTCGGACTGAGGGCAGGGGATTAAAGGCTCAATGGTGAGGTCTAAGGCAGATGGAGTGGCCTGAGCCAGGCCTGCTGGGGGACGGGCAGAGCTTACCTGGAAGGCCACAGCCCGGCAGGCATCGCAGCGCAGGTGAGCTGGCATATGAGACGAGTACTTCTCTTCATCATCCAGGGTGGGAGCCGAAGCCGAGAGGGAAACCCTATCTGCGACGCATCCCAGGATAGCCCTGTACCCGAACAGTACCAACAGTGGCAGAGGCAGTCTCATGGCCTCTGAACTTACTTCTTGGAGCACAGGCTGTGGTTGGG
Encoded here:
- the Mzb1 gene encoding marginal zone B- and B1-cell-specific protein, which encodes MRLPLPLLVLFGYRAILGCVADRVSLSASAPTLDDEEKYSSHMPAHLRCDACRAVAFQMGQRLAKAEAKSRTPDDSGLQELSESTYTDVLDQTCSQNWQSYGVHEVNQMKRLMGPGLSKGPEPRISVMITGGPWPNRLSKTCFHYLGEFGEDQIYEAHRQGPANLEALLCGGTHGPCSQEILAQREEL